The Polypterus senegalus isolate Bchr_013 chromosome 1, ASM1683550v1, whole genome shotgun sequence genomic sequence TTAACTTTGTTCCGATCTCTGTCTGTATATTTATTAGAATGAACGGTAAAGATCCGTTATGCTGTTCTCTCTTTGTTTGCGTTTCTTTAAAATCTCTAGCATTGTAGAGTTATAGTAAATTCGAGAATATTGTTTAGAAAAAGTTCTTCTAagcgtcttcttcttcttttatgcGTTTACGCTGTAAGGAGTTTGCTGCTTACTTTCACAACAACGCGGTATGCTTCACGCGGGTTACCGGCCCATGCTTAGCAGAGGCTGACCCTTTCCGTTCATACAGGAAATCTTGAACTCTCGATAGGAGTAAATCTGGTTTCAGAAACTGTTAAATGTTTTCCTGGCTGCTTCTAGCAGGCTCTTCCCCGGGAGTCGTGCACACTGCTGATTATTTTATCGACATCCTCAATACAGACATATTCAGGAAACACTCGACTTCTGATAGCCGGGATCCGTTTTTCAGATATTGTTCATTTCCTCTGTGTGGGATGTAACTTTATGGTAGCTAAAATACTGAGTTGCTTCCTACTTTTAAGGTCTTGTGCAGAACACCAAAAGAAGACTGACGCAAGAGCTCTTTGCACAAAAATCATTGCACACTTTCAAAACGGTGACTCACATATAGAAAAGCACTTTCAAATGcaaattttcaaattgctttaaCGATTACTTTCGTTACTATCTCTAAAgcaaatattaacaatattgaGAGGTTGCTTTAAGAAACAGTTTTCAGATTGGTTTTTcagtgaacattttttttgttctagCGGGTGCAAAACACTTGTGTGTGGGAAGTATGTGGTATATTTGTATACCACAAGACAAACCGCGTATCATTCAGTATTTGACACATAGTCCAAAATAAGTTATGCTATTATTACAGGTAAATCACTTGGTaaaaatggcatattttaaaagccgcttatttacaattttattgGGATACAGGTGTATACAGTTTAACAAATAGCTGACATGGTATTTATATATGAACTTCGAAGCACAGTATTGTGTATCGAAAGAAAGAAACCTTAAAAATCACAGTGTAGAAGTTAGCGTTTTAATTATCAAAAACTAACAGTTTTTAATGCTCCTTCAGCGAGTCTAATAATGGAGCAGAAGGAAATATAAGGCACTTACGAGATAGACCAACAGGAAACACATTGACGGAAACGTTGCCACAGGCGAACTGTGGCACTTGTTGAGTGTTCTTCGGTCAAATGTGTGCGTGCGACAGTCCGAAGACTTTTTCAATATTGCCTTTATTATAACTGCAGATATCTgggttgttaaaaataatttttttataggCTTCCTTTTACAATCTTGTAATAGATCGGGGTGTCCTATTTCACTTCTTAGTTTTAATGTAATCATATGGGGCAATACAGTTTGTGAATTAATGTATGTATAAGTTGACATATGCCCGGGatggtaaaatatatatttttgattaacCGTTTCTTTTGTTCTTGACTTGCTTACTATGGTTAATGCGGCCGTCAATGTTGTAATATAGTATTGTCAACTGCCTTGTTCTGCAAATCGCCTTCTGTCTCTTTTAAAGCCACTATAGAAAGTAAACTTTAGTCTGATAAAAATGTAATGTGCTAATTTATTTTGCGTTCGAtttatagtaatattattatatcTCTGTCTTTATCAGGGAAGCCACTTCTCTGGACACCTTTCATTCAGAGGCCACTTCATAAGAGAAAAGGAGGACAAGTCCGGTTTTCAAATGATCAGACGATTGAGCTGGAAAAGAAATTTGAGACACAAAAATACCTGTCACCGCCTGAACGAAAAAGACTGGCAAAAATGTTACAGCTGAGCGAACGGCAGGTAAGCGGCGCATCGTCCGGGGGGATTGACAGTGCCGCACGGTTCAGACCATTGTGGAGTGCGCGAGAGCTTCGACTTGGTGTGCACAAATGCAGTCAGCAGCGAGTGAACTGGAACCGACGTTTTCAAACGAGAACATTTTTTCCATACTACATTGGGTTATTTTGTTGAACGAAGTAAATATTAAAGACATCGAAAACGGGTTCATTTAACTCATGACACTCAAATAATATCAGCATTTTGGACAGTGTGGCGATTGTAAGATCTCCTGTGGATTAAGCGATTCACTGATGTTCTCACAAACCCGCAGGTGTATCAGGCGTGATGGGGATGGTGGAGTGCTGTGTTGTTAAAGGTGACTCCTTCCTTGCACACAACACGGACAAAATTGGGCTCAGAAAACTTGACCCGTAAATATAATAACTGTATAAAGATAATGAATGGCACGaaattcttttattaaaacaattgagAAAAATGTTAAGCACGTTTTCCGATTTCTTTTGCAATAATCACAGAGTACGGAAGGAATAACATGGATAGCAGCGAAATATTAATTTCACGATTCCACTCATCTGCTTAAACATGCATTTGCTCAGATCTAACCGTTTAACATAGTATTAATGTGTAAATGACTTGACATCGTTAACTTGGGTAGTTTGAACTTTTCAGATGGCATTTTTGCGGCGTGTTGTTTATTGTAATACTTGCCTTACGGACTAACACATTTCCTTTGGTATGGGAAGATGTTCTAATTTAGGTTAATTATTTTGACTGAACGTACAACAGGCGTTGTGTATGTTTCATTTAACTGTAATCTGAACAGTGCACTCGGCACAGGAATGAAATATATTACACGATTGGTGTCTATAATCGGGTATTGAGCTAATTCCGATGTGCATGTTACTACAGCCAATTTGTGAACAGATTGCCAGAGGAAACAATTACCATGTAAATCGATGCATTATTTTGATATTATAAGAAATGTAATTTCACCAAAAAAAAGATGCAAGGacagtaaataaaagcaaaaaacgtAAAAATGTTTAGCATAGGGTGAAaataatatgcaaactgtatGACGTATGCCACCAGTGTACAAACTTTGAGAtggaataataatagtaaaatcataaaataatatgtattattataattattagaaataacaataatataaaaatactattattaataatattaataataataataatgttgtccATCCCTGCTGTCTGCATCACACCCAGGTACGGCACCTGCTCGTCTCAAGTACGTAAAGCACTGCGACACCCTTCAGCTCACAACACATCTACACACTGCCCGTGCCCCTTTACAAAGGCATACAAAAGGCACACATGCAGGATTATTAAAGGCCGTAGCCATTTATCTTAGCTGCTTTTCTCACTCCTTCCAATGGCACAGGACCAGTGGCACTCGCACCAGCCGATTCAGACACAGCTTCAGTCTACAAGTCGTGCAAAACAGTCAATCATACGCATACTCTTCccgtatttattttgtatttgatacaATATGTAAGGGAGAATTATATTGTGCTATCTACAAAAGACAAACTtgatttgaataataataataatacttattatgtttgtttctgtttatagGTAAAGACGTGGTTCCAGAATCGTAGAGCCAAGTGGCGCCGTCTCAAGCAGGTTGGTCTTTAAAACTATACATTGATAATAAAGCATTTTAGGAAAAGAGACCACCTGTAAGAAACTGCACAGGCAAATAATTTACGTGTAAAACGATTTATGGCAGTTTAAAttattaactgaataattaatattCACATTTCTGTAGATAAAAAGGCAGTCATTACTTCTCACTTTACTTATATTAAACAGCGAAGGAATCTGCAGgtttagctttaaaaaaaattaaaacggtatctgattttgtttttctacagGAAACCACACAGGGGGGCAAAAGAGATGAAATCGACAATTCCGAGAGTCGCTGCGATCAGAGAAAAGATGCTAGCTTAAATCACgagcagaaaaacaaagaaatcgtCCTAAGCAGATCCCACTGCTCCTCGTCGCCTGTGTCTCAGGAAGAAATGGAATCCGAAATCTCAGACGATTCAGATCAAGAAGTAGATATTGAGGACGACAGGAACTTTTCCTTTAATGTTTAGCAATGAGAGACTTTCGTATTAAAGATATATACTTGGAATTTGCACTTTCATGGACTTAGCAAAGCTTCCTTGTTCCCTGTGACTGGGAATGGGCAGTACACAAAGTGCGAAGCTGTATATATTGATGTTacatattgatttaatttatacTTCGTGCTGCAGATAAGTGTTGAGCGCGACTTATTTAAAATCTGTGTGTCCCGCAGTTTCACCGTCGCACGGCTGTTGTGAATCCGTTTTTCTTCTCAAAGCTTTGTGTCCGatgtatatttgttttgtttttcgtTTTCCGTCCGTTTATGGCATGTGATGTTgcaatactgtatttaattttcagCACTCGTTCTCTGATGTACATTTTTCTCAATAACAGGTCAAAACTACTGTATAAATACGGCTTTTGTCATATTATAATGAGTGAATAAACTGAGTGATGTTTTAGTTTGAGGGGCTTTTTTATACAATACCCATACTGAACTTTGCTCAGATGTTATTATCTTTCGTTATCTGACATTGAGTTTTAGGAAATAATTCAATTCACTCTTTCgacatttttgttgtgtttttcagGTGAAATTAATATTATCATTTGGACGGTTAACTAGCATTGCCAGttacttgtttttttgtgtgtggatTTTATTTAGAAAGAGTGTTGCAATATTGCTCATCCAATATATTTTAACTATAGATGGATTTTTGCGTAAAATTGAACGTTTTAATGTACATACTTGTGTTGTGTTGATCGATAGCGAGATCATGGACACGATGACAACTTTCGGAATATAGACCTGCACGTTTTCCGGGCGCTGTTAATGCAGATTTAGGTTAATTTTTTACCAGGGATTGTATATTATCTGGAAAGTAAACGTTCAGACAAAACTTATGTAAGGCGTCTGGAAACATCGTCTATGTCAATGGATACATATGCAAAGAGAAGCACGGAAATACTTTTTGTTATTAATCTTAAAAATCTTAATATACAGTGACTGTTGATTTGTTATGCCGTGTGGTTCTGTGTTGTGCCATGCTGAGCCGAGGActtagactggccgccctgtTGCCTGTGAGTGTGACCGCTGCTGAACTGGCCTCCCGTCCAGGTCTGGTCCCAGCACTGCGCTGGACAAGCACCGTGTTACTaccttaaaacaaacaaataaataaccatTTTGGGGAGCTTAAACTGTAAAAGGCAAATGACAATGGCTGACTGGTTTACCCTTGTCAACTTTATATATTTCCAGCAAGGTGAATTCATCACGACTTCATTTATTTGAATGCCCCGTTTAATTTACATTCACACTCACGAAGGTTGCGGGCTTACTGTTGCTCTTTGTTTCCTTTCGTCCAGTAACCTCCAAGCACCTCTTTTATGTGCAACACATATTTGTCGGACAAGATATTTGAAGAACACATAAATGATCCCTTATATAAATCTTTGTATCAAAAAGTCAAACTCAAACGCATCACTTTCCTCACGAACAagttaacattttcaaacttaggtggattggcgattctaaattggccctagtgtgtgcttggtgtgtgggtgtgtttgtgtgtgtcctgtggtgggttagcaccctgcccaggattggttcctgccttgtgccctgtgttggctgggattggctccagcagacccccgtgaccctgtgttcggattcagcgggttagaaaatggatggatggatggggcgCAACACAGAAACCTGCCCTGAGCCTATCGCGATTAATCAAACGTCTTTGGAGATATGGGAGGAGAAACGTCCAGGGACACCGGAAgagcaagcaaactccacacacagccTGCCCGACAAGGACATCTTGGTTAACTGCCTCATCAGAACTGATTACATTGGGCGATGTGAGTGTTGCGTATCGTTACGATTCGTTGctcattttcaattttgttaaaCCAGTACAATCTAAGAGCTCGAATTTACAGATTCCTAACACCGGTGTCTGCTTGAAGGCTATTCCaagaaagctgttttttttcttttgatcctGTGTTACAAAATACCCGAGTTTTTCAGCTTCTCCCTCACCAGCCTCGGTGGTCTTCACTTTTAGATTGTTATGAAGTGATCCCGAAGTTTCTTTTCAGTTCATCTGCAGGATTTATTAGAAAACCTCAATTTCATTGCAACGACATTTGTCCCAACTGCTTCAGACATAAGGAATGAGCCAAACCGAAACGGAATGATATATTAGGGATCCGTCATTTCAGAAATAAAACCCTGTGCTATTCACAAACATACAGTTTATCGCAGTGCGTTTCATGGACACCAGCACCACAAAGCATTAGTGATGGTTACAATGATATGCGGCTTTCTAAGTATTTAGTAACTGTTTAATTTAACTACCAAGATATAAACttcattatttattactttgtattttaattgattgattgactgactgactgtttgatTGATTGGAAAACGGATGCCCATATTAGGGAAACGTTACAGGCGACAGAGCAGTATTTGCCACGTGATTGTTTTCATATGATTGACTGCGCCCCCTTCTCAGATCAGCACTTCACTGGTAGGGGCGATCTTATGCAATGCGACTGTCGTCTAACTTCACTTCCTTTTTGGTCTGCCTTAAAATCTTACGCGAACAGAAATTACTTCCGTGACAAAATCGATAGAAGGCTTTCCAAATCGATTCAGTGCATTGAAAGAGAGTAACCGAACACTCGCAGCGCTGCCGTTACATTCCGCCCGGACACGATCAGTTAGATTTCTCCCCTATTTCGTTGCGACTCGCACTCTGATGATTCGTAATGTGCTGGAAAAACTCGCAGAGTAAACATTTCCTCcctatttaagtttttattttgcactttaaaATCCTAACTTTGAAAGGAAGCGTTTATTGAATTTAGAGAAGCCTTACTCGAATTAATCTCATATTTAACTAGCTGTCCACATAGTGTAGGCCTAATGGAGCATCTTAACAGCTGCGAAGAGATCATGGAAGAAATGTAAACGATCAATGTGCCGATACTTCCAAACTACAATTTCTTTCTTTGAAGCGACTGTGACAAATAACGACAAAAAGACCTCAGGCTTAACCACACATGGCCAATAGTGCCCAAAGAACAACTGCGTCTCTGAAGATGAAGCCAACACAAATTATTATTGTGCAGTATGTTCTGTTCTGTCTACTCGGCGAGCAATGAAATCAGCAGACTTTTATTAATGATAAACTTTCATTCAAAGTGTCTGTAGGCTGGTTTGGCCTGGCAGCTGAGGTAGGGGAAGCGGGTGCAGGGCCAGTGGCAACAAGGTGATTGGTGTTCAGAGgcttaagcccctgatctttttGTCCACTAAATTTCTGACCTATTGTACTAAGCCTCTGATCTTTGTCCCCCTCTCCTCGATTTTATATTCATGTAAgaatgcaggcaaaaccacaaagGGAGGCTAAGGCCCTGATACCTgcaaatcttaaaaatgttggtgcCCAAAAGTCTGATGGAGTAGGGATCTTTCCCTGCTCTTAACATTCCCTGGTATGTCTCTACTTGGGCAATTATTATTgacaaatgtggaaatatttttctacaaCACTCTGTAATCAGTGCAAACTCCCAACCTACAGGACTGGCAAATCTGTCATAATGGATTTATAATACACAATCAAAACCAACAAACTGAGTGAGTGAGTCCTGCGATGGATTGTGCTCTCATATGATGGCGTCTTCTTCACACCCAATGCAGGCGAGGCAGGAGATCCAATTTATTCCAATCATCTTTATGTACAAAAGAGTTTCAGAAAGTGAATGCATGGACTCTGATGCCTTTATTGCAGTATGTCTGAATATATTCCATATATCGTATATTAAAGGTGTTTGAATGTTCTCCAGTTTGAGGGAGCCCTGTAAAAGATTCACCAAATGCActgtgcaggaaattacaaaaCATCTGGACAAAATTGCATGTAGTCAACGGTTAAAGGACCACCAGACTAACAGGGGGCAGGTTGTCGTGCTGTTCATGTCCTACGATGGAGTGGTTTGGCGTTCtgtccaaaatgtatttattgtaatgtGCAAAGCTGATCTGCTGTTAGAATGGGTGCAGTGCAGACGCTTCTGAAGTGGATTTAAAAGCTCCTTCTCATGAGAAGgtgttatgattatgagttgttgtatatttattttaattatttatatacatgtTTTATTTCACCCACTCTAGTATTTGTTTCAAGTGTAATGTAATTCTAATATTTGGTTCTCCATATTCATTTTAGTAGTATAAattatgttattttgtgtttatgcaaCATTGTTCAATAATACCCAACTGCAGAGCCGCAGAGCCGgagcaccatacgtcaccacaGGTCTACGCCAGCAGTTGATGTTAAGGTTAAGTGTTAACATGCGCTATAAACAGTTAAGGGTAGGGCTTGATGCGTCAATCAGTTTGTTTTGGGCAGACCTTTAAAAACCTATTGCCAAACTGCTAGTCTAGATGTGTGGAGATGTCACTTCCATCCTTAACATCAACTGCTGGCGTAGACCTGAGGCGACGTATGGTGCTGCAGCTCTGTGGGTGGACGCATCTCACGTCATTTAGTTGTCACATGACTCTACCTGTCGGccgctgtactgtatatacatttagcACCATTGGATCTTGGAGTCGCTGGAATAACAAAACACTTCTTGCAGTTCTCAGTGGTTTAGTTAATATAACAAGTAGACAAATTCAGTTTGGTAGTTTGACTTATGCTTTGTTATCAAGATCACTGCTCTTTGGTTCTCTCCTTGAACTTGGCACTCAGTTTACTATACCGCCTGACTTCACTGTGGGGCTTCTATGTTCATCTCCAGATCTCTTTAAAACCTCCAACAGTGTTTATGTACGAGAGTGTATGCACAACCGTAAGGATCTGGAAGGCTTTGCTGCAGTACATTTTAGCTCATTTGAGATGGTGACGTGAAAACTTTACTGAATCTCAGACCAGTGTGGCAAGTTCCCagttatttacattaatccagTTTTTTGTATATCCTTTAGCATCATTTCTCATCACATGAGCAATATGAACATGGTTTGTAGACTGTGACACAGTATTTCTACACTGCAGTGTTCACCACAAGCAGGTGACAAGTAAGCAATTCAAGTCAAGAGTGTTTACAGATGTACTGGGAGCTCCACTCAGGAGATGGCGTCTTCTGGAGCCCTGGGGGTGAGGGTGATTATAGGAGCTGGAGAAGAcatgtctatccatctatctatctatctatctatctatctatctatctatctatctatctatctatctatctatctatctatctatctatctatctatctatctatctatctatcaatttttgCTAATGATGTCTTACTTCTTTGTTCTTTGTACATGGGCTGataaaaggaccaggagatgaacaaATATCAAACTAACATACAAGGATCAAACCAGAAGAACTAACAAATCTTTTGTCAAACTcaagacaaaaggcaaaaaacatagttaaaaaaaatagccagaaacaaataaaaaaaattatagaagAAATACCTTATTAAAGTTTCTAAATTCGTAACACTATCTATCTCTGTACCAATCGCTCAGCTTGAAGTTATCAGGCATCTGGATTGTACTTTGGTTGGGCCAGGATGGTTGTtttcaatttgtttgtcttttgttgCTTTTTCAAAGAGGAAATAATTGCAGGAGATGGGCAACAGTGTAAAATCTAAGCCATAACTTTCCAGGTGGACTTCAGGATTAGGTTATactgttagatttgaatacacaatgagaagtTTGAAACTTGAATCTAGAAGCCATGTTGTCCTGTTCACTATCTTCATCACAACAGTGTTAGGAAGTCTAATAGGATGTTAGatactgatacagtgcattgcagcacccactgcacaacaaaccacctcaggatctcaaATTAGGATCCAAGCACAGCCATGCAACAGTtgacacctcagcagcacactaATTCGAATGGAGTGGAAGAATGTGAGGTTTtttcacagtggctggagtgccagtcttgccaccaacccccaagctgGGAGGAGctgtttgcagggctggatacatGTTAACGTCAAACAAATATGGAGCAAATGCAGGTTTCGGGCCTTGCTCAACGGCCcaacggagtggaatcacttctggcatttacgggttTTGAAGATAATGAAGGAAATTATTAAATTGGAAACTTTGTAAAAATGGACATCACTCGTTTTGTGTGGTAGAGGACAGACAATTCAACGGGTGGAAAAGATCCCTGATCTTCATAAAGAGAGAGCAAAGACATGGACACCTGACAGAAGGTTAAAATACCTCCAGACCAATAGAGGGCAGAACACAGTCTTGGGTTAGGTTGCCCCTTTGAGAGAGGTCAGGCAATGAGATGGCTGTGCTAGAGATGCGGCCCATTGACAGTAGTTGATATTTCAGGCAAGGAAGAACACCAGGATCACTTGGGGCTGTGATAGCCTGAAGCAAATGTGAGCCCATGGAATCACTGAGTCTAATGTGGAAGCTGAGTGGGGAAGAGGGTTCAACTGGTGGAAGGAACACAAGAGGGCAGGATCTTAGAGCATAATGACAGTCTGGGTGCTTTCTGGTATTTGGAAATAGTCCAGTGGACATGTCACCATTAATGACTGACGGGGAATTCAAAACCTATATATTTAAGCCCTGAGACGctgctgatctttttttttcttactttatatGGTCCCTTTCCTCATTCTGCTCAACTGTTCAGTTCTTTAATAAATCTGCtctgctgtatacagtatatgttaacaCTTTATTCTTATAAATGGTAGTCTATAGTCATGGGAAAGTGCAGCCTTCTTCATCACCATGCCATTGTCTGACTGAACACATACCCTGCATCGGATGTCCTGGTGCCTGCCAGTATTTGTACCTGGATATTCCTGCTCTATGCTTATGTGAATTTGCACTTCATCATTTTTAGTCCGCCCTTTAGCTTCTGCTTTTCTTAAATATTCCAGTCTGTTTACCATTAACATGTTATGATTAAACAAAAAGTACCCATTGTTTCTTTGCAGGTTTGTAGTGAATGGcatcctggagttttttttttctgtccagtaAGATTTTGACACAATCCTCCAGAAGATGATGAATGCCATCATCACCCATTATGCCCCAACCACTTTATGTTGGCATCAAAGGAAATCTATAAGTGAAAAACTGCTATGTATATCAGCATACAACACAATGCGAAAAAGCCATCAAACCAATTTAATCCAGCTCAGCATTACAGGCACTTGTGTCTACTTTGGTTGGTGTCCTTTTGTGGAATTACAGCACAATATGTCCCAGTCTGGAATTTGCAGTGGGGTAACTGTGACAGCCAGCCATAAATTCACCACG encodes the following:
- the hhex gene encoding hematopoietically-expressed homeobox protein hhex yields the protein MQYQHPSSSAMNMNVPLYAPTPVQPVHPTPFYIDDILGRSASSSSAPVVPTPTLPSPNSSFTSLVSPYRTPIYEPTPIHPAFSHPAALTAPYSNSAFTSSLYPFPRSMGDYAHALIRHDSLGKPLLWTPFIQRPLHKRKGGQVRFSNDQTIELEKKFETQKYLSPPERKRLAKMLQLSERQVKTWFQNRRAKWRRLKQETTQGGKRDEIDNSESRCDQRKDASLNHEQKNKEIVLSRSHCSSSPVSQEEMESEISDDSDQEVDIEDDRNFSFNV